The Candidatus Peregrinibacteria bacterium genome window below encodes:
- the tgt gene encoding tRNA guanosine(34) transglycosylase Tgt — MFKIKNNDGKARIGNMKIGGIEVETPIFMPCGTKGSVKSLTNADIKEIGYDLFLCNTYHMMLRPGEGFVAKKGGLHRWINWDRLLLTDSGGFQVFSLGKNNKITEDGVEFSSYLDGEKRFLTPEEAMRIQHKLGANIVMAFDECAPGNSSHEYARKAMKRTHNWVLRCIEEHKKLEATNPKGQILFPIAQGVVYEDLRIESTKFMAALPLPGLAIGGLSVGESKKDMYGTLEAISLYFPEEKPRYLMGVGSPEDIVEAVYHGIDMFDCVLPTRLARHGTFWTLDGRHHIRNAKYRNQDAPLLEDCDCYACKNHSVNYIFHLCQENEILGTRLLTIHNLRFLKNLTTWIKEAIREGRYAEFREKFMKRFVK; from the coding sequence ATGTTTAAAATAAAAAATAATGACGGCAAAGCCCGCATAGGAAATATGAAAATAGGAGGGATTGAAGTAGAGACTCCGATATTTATGCCATGTGGTACAAAAGGCAGCGTAAAGAGCTTAACCAATGCAGACATCAAAGAGATCGGCTATGATCTTTTTTTGTGTAACACATACCACATGATGCTCCGCCCGGGAGAAGGTTTCGTGGCAAAAAAAGGTGGCCTTCACAGGTGGATAAATTGGGATCGGCTACTACTGACAGACTCGGGCGGATTTCAAGTATTTTCACTTGGGAAAAATAATAAAATCACCGAGGACGGAGTTGAATTTTCATCATACCTCGATGGTGAAAAACGTTTCCTCACTCCGGAGGAAGCTATGCGGATACAACACAAACTTGGCGCAAATATAGTTATGGCATTCGACGAATGCGCGCCTGGAAATTCATCTCACGAATATGCTCGCAAAGCTATGAAACGTACTCACAATTGGGTACTACGATGTATCGAAGAACATAAAAAACTGGAAGCGACCAACCCAAAAGGTCAAATACTTTTCCCGATTGCACAAGGGGTTGTGTATGAGGATCTCCGAATTGAATCTACAAAATTCATGGCGGCACTACCTCTGCCGGGTCTTGCAATCGGCGGACTAAGTGTCGGTGAATCAAAAAAAGATATGTACGGAACACTCGAAGCAATCAGTCTATATTTCCCGGAAGAAAAACCGCGATATTTGATGGGAGTTGGAAGCCCCGAAGACATAGTAGAAGCCGTTTATCATGGGATTGATATGTTTGATTGTGTACTTCCAACACGTCTTGCAAGGCATGGGACTTTTTGGACACTCGATGGTAGACATCACATACGAAATGCCAAATATAGAAATCAAGACGCACCATTACTCGAAGACTGTGATTGCTATGCATGTAAAAATCATTCAGTAAATTACATATTTCACCTCTGCCAAGAAAATGAAATCCTCGGCACAAGACTCCTCACAATTCACAATTTACGATTTTTAAAAAATTTAACAACTTGGATAAAAGAAGCTATTCGAGAAGGTCGTTATGCGGAGTTTCGAGAAAAATTCATGAAACGATTTGTAAAATAG